One window of the Dermacentor andersoni chromosome 10, qqDerAnde1_hic_scaffold, whole genome shotgun sequence genome contains the following:
- the LOC126545972 gene encoding uncharacterized protein, producing the protein MAQFNASVAAAVRRHLEVVDAEFINSMRHRDVPLMSLFNAEAKYVKKRKAIVVSPGLVSVIMNFTHSTDPFATVLIGAPILRAMVPRRQGVYKWRWASQHRLNRAIDCVENKMASSKTVAGRVVTESSILEPLFDAYRRSLADEIGLGTRLTRQYSNNELFYVLWAFGHCDDPLADVVVNGVANNSAHFASTFGCSRGDRLWSEDKCTFWV; encoded by the exons ATGGCCCAGTTCAACGCCTCCGTAGCTGCGGCAGTCCGGAGGCACCTTGAAGTAGTTGACGCTGAATTCATCAACAGCATGCGTCACCGCGACGTGCCATTGATGTCGCTCTTCAACGCTGAG GCAAAATATGTGAAAAAGCGCAAGGCCATCGTGGTGTCGCCAGGCCTGGTGAGTGTCATAATGAACTTCACCCACAGCACGGATCCTTTTGCGACCGTTCTCATCGGAGCACCCATCCTGCGAGCCATGGTACCGCGCCGCCAAGGCGTGTACAAATGGCGGTGGGCGAGCCAGCACCGTCTCAACCGTGCCATCGACTGCGTCGAAAACAAGATGGCGTCGAGCAAGACAGTAGCCGGAAGG GTTGTAACCGAGTCGTCCATTCTGGAGCCGCTCTTTGACGCCTACCGACGGAGCCTCGCCGATGAAATAGGCCTTGGAACACGCCTCACGAGGCAGTACAGCAACAACGAGCTGTTCTACGTGCTGTGGGCGTTCGGGCACTGCGACGACCCTCTGGCAGATGTGGTCGTCAACGGTGTGGCCAACAACTCTGCCCACTTCGCCTCCACTTTCGGCTGCTCCCGGGGTGACAGACTGTGGTCCGAGGACAAGTGCACCTTCTGGGTGTAG